The region GCAGCGCTCTGCAGCTGCCCATGCTGTGCAGGAGGAATCTGCTGTCAGAGAGCCGGGAGGCCCTGCTGCAGGCCCTGCAGGGGAGCCACGGCCCGCGGCTGACGGAGAACCTCCTCAGGCTGCGGCAGCATGTCAGCCTCCGCCGCGGCCCCAGTCCTGAGGTCCATGGTGGGGACCATGGAAACGGTAGGATGCAGCCCCTCACACTCGCAAAAAGGACTCCGTTTGTAAACCCGGACTGTTCTCTGCTCATCCGCTGCTTGACACAGGCCACAGTGGTAGCATACAGGAACTTACATTGCATGAATCACATGCAATTTTTATGGTCACATTGCATAGAAACAATGTTATATTGTTACATCAACGCAACACAGAACCGAACACAGAACAGCAAGCATTAGTGACCCACAAACACTAAATCAGTATTTTGTAAGTGAAATGAATGTTACCAAGTTGACAGCATTTTACATGTAACAGTTACGTGCTGCCCTGTCCCTGAAGACTTGTTTCAACCTGGGTTTCATCCTTGCAACAGACATGACTGACTATCAACTGAGAGAGATACCTCCTCATCCCAGGCTCAATAGTGCATAACTCATTATATCCCGTGTCTAAATTAGATTCTAAACTCTATAACATAAACATTATAGAACTGTAAATTTTGCAATGGGAAATTCATAATAAGCATGATTGTTGCCATGGAGGGGTAAAAGAAGTTTAAATTAAGTTAATGGAATTAGTTATACAGTTTCATCATGTCCTCAGACTCTACCAGTGACACACAGACGAGTGGTTACAGAGAAGACGTAGCAGGGTTGAAGAAATCAAGGCCCAGTGCACACAGGGCAGCCTCTAGCAGGAGACGGAGAAAGCAGCTGTTCCCTCAGAAAGTGGAGCCGCACCATCCAGAACCCCAGCACAAGGACACGGTGAGAAGTGGGACACTCCTGTTCCTGGCAGAGACCTCAGCAAGCAGCCAAATATCAGCATCAGGTGTCTGTCTTAAAGGCAATATAGACAACTGTCAAAATTCAGCTGGGGTATCTGATTCTTGCTTAAGTGAGTTGTCTGTAATTATGCCTGGGAAAGCTACGTATGTGTAAGAAAGGTTATGATGCAAATTGGGGAAATGAATTGCCATTGTGATTCATGGTAATGTCAGTTGGGATCCAGCTgtttaacatgaatgaattgaTAATTGCTCATCAGTTTCACCTTTTTTTTCCGTCTAGGCAATGCAGTGGAATCCAAGCGTGATGGAGCTGGCAGGCGATCCCTCAGGGGAATTCCCACAGACTGACTCCCCTCCATTAGTCCTGGATTTCCTGCCTTCGCCGACCTCATCGCCGCCGACATTCAGGCCTTCTGCTTGGGGGGTGCACACTAGGCAGCAGCTAACCCACAACAGACCGTTTTGGAACGAAGAACATATACAGAACGTTGCGTATAGTCCAGAGATGCGTTTTTTCAGTCAGTCAAAAAACCTGGAGGATGCCAGGCCACCTTTCTTTCAGTATTCTACCTTTCCAGTGGAGGTATCTCAGAGAGATGACACTTTTTGGCCCCAACGACCAGCTGACTGCGATGTAAGCGACTTCAAGGCCAACTCCCTTCCTCCGCTTCACCGTCCCCATGGTCATATTCACCTCCAAGCTCACAATTCCATTCACCAGCCTCCTCCAGTTCTTAGGTCTTATAGCTCTGGCAGGATATATTACCCCTGCTCTGATATGCAGGAGAGGGCGTTATCACCCCCGCTTTCCCTCTTGCCCTCATACCCCAGCCCAGACCACTGGTCCTTCCCCAGGATGCGGCTCTACTGACTCACCCTCTTGAGTTCTGCATTGTGAGGAACAGAAGAAACACTTGATGCATTGTTTCGAGCCatcagactttattaggtatgccTTATTAATGCTACCTCTGTATATTGTTATTGGTCACAATGTTGCGCGTAAAGcggcacatactgtacagtaaatgcattCAAATATTAGGCACTGAATTCTGACTAGTTTTCTGCAAATGTATGGTACAAACATTGAATAAACATAATTTAGTATCATCATGGTCGTGAGCTTGGATTTGCGGAATAGTAttctattataataatatttaattctGATACATTGGGAAAGCTAAGAAGAAAATTTACAATAATTGAAGGAGGTTGTTCATATTTAACTTGTGTATTGATGGCCTTCCAAGTAGTGATGGCAAGATGATGGTTCTTGAACTGTTGACGCTTTCCAACCAATTGTGTTGCAAACACAGTCGATGGTTACAAATAGGTGAATTTTTTGTGGCCTCAAGTGCACAATAGTGATCCCTGCTGGGAAAATAATGCACAGCTGTAGAATAATCATGTTCCATGTGCCGTAGGGCAGCTGCGTCTTTTTgtcagcaaaatcctgcatagacACCTGCCCTCCAGGAATGAGTTGCCCATCCCTAGTCCAAAGtcagagttgttccaatgaacCTGTTTCAGCTAAGATTGCCTTTTCCCAAACCCCTTGGACTGagttataatttgttattgtttttttttgagtgAAACAAAGAGGAGAGTCTTGAACCCTGGTCTATTGCAGGACAAACCGTTACGCTAACCACAACACCTAATCAATTGAGTGAATGTTGTTTTCCCTTGACTGATTAGCAAACacacaggggcgacatggctcaggcagtaagagtagtcgtctggcagtcggagggttgctggttcgatcacctgcccgggctgtgtcgaagtgtccctgagcaagacgcctaacccccaaatgctcctgacgagctggtcggcgccttgcatggcagccaatcaccgtcggtgtgtgagtgtgtgtatgaatgggtgaatgagaagcatcaattctacagcgctttggataaagacgctatgtaaatgccaaccatttaccatttacacaggCACAAATTGAAACAGCTTTGACCAGTAGCAAAGTACTGGTTTAAGCATTAAGGATTCTCATGGTATCTGTTCATGATAGTTTATGATACAGTTATCATTAGGGTACGTTTGCTGATGTAAATTTGATGTAATTATTCCCTATTAATctatatgtaatatattatgTCTGATTCAACAAGTTAGAAAATAGAtcaataatacaattatgttaAGTGACTGTTGACTACAAAATGGAGAAcatttaaaactgaaatgaagagGGGTTCAACTGGGCAGTAAAAGTGTAACTGGGGACACTCGCCACTTAACGACCACTACGACAAGCCGTGCGTTAAAGTGGGGTTTTGCTTCCTCATTTCGACAAGCCGAAAGTCAAACCAGAGAAACCTGATCTGAAACCAACCCGAGCACGTGGTTCTACAGAGAAGGCATCCGTCTTGTGATTTCCTGAAAACAATATAACCCTCGAGCGGTGAAGTGCACTGACGTGCTTAGCCTGCACGACACATTCGCTGTCTTTCATGACTCGGGAATGCATGTTCCTGTGCCCACTGATGTACGTCCTGTACCTGTCCTATTTCACTGCCGTTGAAACTGCATTTGATACATCTTAGTTATCTTAGAAGAAGAGTATGAGACCTAACCTCAGCATTGTGAAAATGACAGTCATTCTAAAGcaaatttaaaaagcaataaaaaatcaaatcaaactcGGAACTAAGAAAGCGCACCTTAAAGCACATCATAAAGCCCATAATAGTATGTAATAATGAAGAgggaaacattttaattcagaTACAAATAGGTTTGAATGCTAAaggctcgtgtgtgtgtgtgtgtgtgtgtgtgtgtgtgtgtcatttagGTTAGTTGTGGCTTTGCCAAAGTACTATTAgtttaatgttattttgtaaACGGACAGTGTAACCTGCTTGTAAGTGTACAGGCTGAATGTGTAGTGCAGATGTAGCGAGGAAAAGCAGTGAGATGGAGTAATTCCTGTTCAAATGCTGTAGCAGAACTCCAGCGTTCATTTGACCTTGTTGTAAAAAGGTAATACTGAACAGCTAATATATAGACATGGCCATGTTGTAGCAGTTGACAAGCATGGGTGTGGCATGTTGTTTCAAGACAGCGGTGTGAGATGCAAACTGGCAGGCTGTCAAGGTAAGCTCACATTATCTTTCTCCTCAGCTAGCTTAACATTTTCTTTATCATTTGTCTTACTGGGGCGGCAAGGATGGTGCAGGGGGGAGCACTggtgcctcacagcaaggaggtcctgggttcaaatccccgtcggccagggcctctctgtgtggagtttgcatgttctccccgtgttcgcgtgggtttcctccgggtactccggtttcctcccacagtccaaagacatgcaggtttggctgattggagagtctaaattgcctgtgggtatgagtgtgtgagtgaatggtgtgtgtgccctgcaatggactggcgacctgtccagggaggAGTCTTCTCTGTTCCATAATGGTGGAAGAAATCACCGTGCTTTGATACCCTGTATGAATTGATTttattcagaatttttttttttaaggaaaaaatctgtacattttatatttcactGCAGGTGCAAAAGAGGCAGGAAAGtattagaaaaaataaagaactcAATGCAACAACTGCatactgcaaaaaacatttgcgTTTTGGTGCTAGACCTTCATCAGACTGTGGAACACTGCAATGCACACATCCTAGAAACATCAGAACATCATTATCAGTCATACAGATTGACTGTAAAAAGGACATGACCATATTTGGTAATATTTATAACATGTACAAAATAAGCTGCCTCAGTAAACATTTGTGAATATAGCAAAGtggcaaataatcacacacatgGTTTATAGATATAACAAATGCAACAATCAGATAGTGAATGGACACAACAAATAGTTCCCATCATCATTTTACAACAGAAGGAATTAATTATTCAAACTCTTGAAAGAAAAAGGCTTAAAATCCAGGTTGGATTTGCAGATGCATGTGTGGGCGCATTATTaatatgtaaaatgtgtatataaATGTTCACCATTAAGGCCTTAAGTAGCATGTTTCATCTTCCACAGGCCTTGGATTCGCCACACGttcccgctctccctctgcctcaaCTTGGTGACTGTCACTGCCACCTCTCAGCGCTCTCCGCAGCTGGTTCCAGAACAGCTCTTGTGCCTTCTCGGGGTCTGTGCAGTCATGTCCCGGCCACTGGAGGTAGGTCTTCTTGAGCATGACTTTCCGCATACGATGATAGGCTGACAGCTGCCTCTCGGGGATGGGCTCCAGAaggaccagcagcagcacatcCCGGAGCTCGTTGAAGAGACGATAGCTCGCCAGCTGGATCTCTAGGGAGCACCATTCGCTGTTCAGGTAGTGCTGGCTCACCACGCACACTGTCTTGCGGCTCCCATACACCGCCGCCACGATGTTGTCTACGATGTCTCGTCCTGGTTCAAAGTCGCGATGATGGAGGCAGAGCCGGAACGATGACCCTCTTTCCTCCAGATTCGGAAGGAGCTGCTCCAGCACCCACTCCTCATCAGCAGAGTTGTATGAGACAAAGGCGTCATACTgacactcctcctcctcttcccgtAGTCGCCTCCAGTGCTCACCGAACCAGGCGCGGAACACATAATAACTGTATTTTAGCCTCCAATAGAACTTGACATAAAGCAAGGGGATTGTAGACAGCAGGATAATTATGGTGCTAGTGGAGGCAAAAAGGTAGGCACCGAGGTCCAAGTAACAAACCTTGGTGTCAAAATTGTAAAAGTAAGCACCATGAACATCGGCACACATAAGATTGTAAAGGTACACAAATTGGACTTGCCGGTTATTGTTGGTCCAGTTCTGAAACCAACTATTGGGACAGGTGCAGCTGATTGGGTTAAGGCGCAAGTCAAAGTAACGGAGATTGGAGAGGCCCTTCAGAACAGTGGCATCTACAGTCTGCAGGGCATTTTTGAGGAGCATCAACGATCGCAGCTCAGTCAGGTTACCAAAAACCTCAGCTGACAACGAACGTATACCCATATTCTCTGCACTGAGTCTCCTTagtttttgttggtttttgaaGATCCCTGCCTCGAGCTTCTTCACTCCGCTATAGTTGTCGTCCAATGAGAGATGCTCCAAGCTTCCTAAATCATCAAATGTATCCGATCGAAGATAGGATATTTTGTTGTTTACAAGGTACAGGGCTCTGAGATTCTGAAGGCCTCTGAAAAAAGCatttggcagcagtgtaattCCAAATGGCCGCTGCCCATCCAGATTGAGGTTTCTCAACTGTGTCAAATTAACAAATGGGGACTGAGTGCTCATCCTTAGGAACCTGATGAAATTCATCTTCAAGTCCAGGACTTGCAGTGTGCCCCCTAGGCTCCCAAATGGACCACTGTCAATTTCCTTGAGGTGGTTGTCATCCAGATGGAGGTTGGAGAGGTTGTGAAGCCCAACAAAGGCTTCCTGCTTGAGGTGAGTAATCTTGTTCCCACCCAGATCCAGAAAGTGCAAGAGGTTGAGAGAATGAAATGTTCTATTGAAAATGACAGAGATGCGATTGTTCCGCAGGCTGAGTCTCTTCAGACTGCTCAAATCTGAAAAGGTGCTCTCGTAAAGGTCCGTCAGAAGATTGTTGTCCAGACGGAGGGTGATGAGATCGGTTAGCCCCGTTAAGGCTTTACGATCCAGATGGGCAATGTTGTTTATATTGAGTTTAAGTGTGGTTAATCTGGGGGTTTGACTGAAAGCAAAGGCATTTATATCACGAATGCGATTGTAGCGGAAGCTTAGACTAGTCAGGTTTGGGAAAGACACTTCTTGCTGACCACGGCAGGATGTAATGTGGTTTAGCAGGTTATGTTCCAAAATTATACTTTTTAAGTGATTCTGTCCTCTCATGAATCGTAGGCAGGATGTATCATTTAGGTGATTGTGGGAGAGGTCCAATGTACGAATGACAATAGGACAATCTTTGAAGGTTCCTCCACTCAGAGTCACAATGTTATTTCCCTGGAGGGTCAGTTTGTGCAGTTTCCTTTGCCCCTTCCTCAATAGTCTACATAGTCTCATCAGATTGAGGCTGCTGTTCAAAGCCAAGCCTGAGAAGTCTACATTGCCAGGTTTCACATTGCTGAATTTCaaaagtgccaaggctgagacATTAGTACTATGCAATCGCAGGCAAGAAATAGCCCTTAGGTCTAGGCCTATGAAGCAATTTGCTTGCAGCTTCAAGTTGTTGGAAAGGTCTAATGAACGGATTCTGCTCAGGAATGTACTGTTACACTCTAAAGTGTATAGACGGTTTTTACAGAGATAGAGGGTGCTGAGGGACGGAGGCAGGCTTAAGTTATGGTGAAGGGAATTCAGGTGGTTATCACAGAGGTCTAACTCTTTTAAACTGTGCAAGTGAGCCACAGATTGAACAATCTcagaaaaactatttaaataattaatccgTAAGTTTagagtttttagtttttcaagaTCCAAAAAAACTTTGGGCTGGAGGTTCTGCAGAGAGTTTTTGCTCAGCACAAGCTTGGTTAGATTTAGCAGACCACTAAATGCTGAGGGCTTGATTATCTCTATCTTGTTAATGGAGAGATTCAAAGTTTCCAACTGAGTCAGATTCAGAAAAGTGTGACTGCTCACATTTCTCAAGTCGTTACAGTCAATTCTCAGGGTCTTGAGATTCCAGAGGTGAGACAAGGCCCCTGGGGGAATATGCAAAAGATGGTTATGGGAGATGTTGAGGGACGTGGCTCTACCTGGGAGGTCTTGTAGAAGTGCAGAAATGTTTGCCTTCCCTCGATTGATGCAGTTAAACCTGCAGTTTGTTGGGCTCTCTATACAGTTTTGGAAGCTGTATGCAGCTGTGAACAGCACAAGCTGTTCACCTAAAATTATTGCTACAACCAGGGCTATGATCGTGGACTTCATGTTATAAAGTCTGATAAGAAGAGGTATtggtcaaattaattaattgagttTGTTGTTCTTTTCCAGTATTTCAGATTTGTTCTTTGCTGGAGGGAATTCTTCCTCACCTATATTATAAACACACTGTTTTAACGTTGGTGTCTAAATTGTCCATAGAAAGAAtgtggattgtttttttttttttttaagatatcaGTGATGAAAATATCTTATCTGGAGAATAATAACATCCATGTTCATAACAGCAGAATTTCACAAGCAACCATCCCATCAGAGAAGAAAATGTAATCCTTCAGGCAAGTATCGGGTGGAAATAACAATACAagctgcaaaataaaaaaaattatgtcaCTTAATCGTTTACAAAGCTGTGTAACAATAGCACATGAATGTGTCTATTCATGTGCACATACAGATAGTGCAGATAATGGATGGTgacatggttcaggcagtaagag is a window of Conger conger chromosome 1, fConCon1.1, whole genome shotgun sequence DNA encoding:
- the tlr21 gene encoding toll-like receptor 21 — its product is MKSTIIALVVAIILGEQLVLFTAAYSFQNCIESPTNCRFNCINRGKANISALLQDLPGRATSLNISHNHLLHIPPGALSHLWNLKTLRIDCNDLRNVSSHTFLNLTQLETLNLSINKIEIIKPSAFSGLLNLTKLVLSKNSLQNLQPKVFLDLEKLKTLNLRINYLNSFSEIVQSVAHLHSLKELDLCDNHLNSLHHNLSLPPSLSTLYLCKNRLYTLECNSTFLSRIRSLDLSNNLKLQANCFIGLDLRAISCLRLHSTNVSALALLKFSNVKPGNVDFSGLALNSSLNLMRLCRLLRKGQRKLHKLTLQGNNIVTLSGGTFKDCPIVIRTLDLSHNHLNDTSCLRFMRGQNHLKSIILEHNLLNHITSCRGQQEVSFPNLTSLSFRYNRIRDINAFAFSQTPRLTTLKLNINNIAHLDRKALTGLTDLITLRLDNNLLTDLYESTFSDLSSLKRLSLRNNRISVIFNRTFHSLNLLHFLDLGGNKITHLKQEAFVGLHNLSNLHLDDNHLKEIDSGPFGSLGGTLQVLDLKMNFIRFLRMSTQSPFVNLTQLRNLNLDGQRPFGITLLPNAFFRGLQNLRALYLVNNKISYLRSDTFDDLGSLEHLSLDDNYSGVKKLEAGIFKNQQKLRRLSAENMGIRSLSAEVFGNLTELRSLMLLKNALQTVDATVLKGLSNLRYFDLRLNPISCTCPNSWFQNWTNNNRQVQFVYLYNLMCADVHGAYFYNFDTKVCYLDLGAYLFASTSTIIILLSTIPLLYVKFYWRLKYSYYVFRAWFGEHWRRLREEEEECQYDAFVSYNSADEEWVLEQLLPNLEERGSSFRLCLHHRDFEPGRDIVDNIVAAVYGSRKTVCVVSQHYLNSEWCSLEIQLASYRLFNELRDVLLLVLLEPIPERQLSAYHRMRKVMLKKTYLQWPGHDCTDPEKAQELFWNQLRRALRGGSDSHQVEAEGERERVANPRPVEDETCYLRP